One region of Zingiber officinale cultivar Zhangliang chromosome 7B, Zo_v1.1, whole genome shotgun sequence genomic DNA includes:
- the LOC122006386 gene encoding protein WHAT'S THIS FACTOR 1 homolog, chloroplastic-like produces MAAALLLSGTRRLHAVLVRWNPFVNLPLSNGSFSSLPDGRISTATAASAFPFLNCRRRKKLRKKMKSPRVAPIQKDAGLIIPALESIVLRDSFLRFITRTKCYLSRLPCHRIPLADADKLYRELGFSRGRKVSRFAAKHPLLLHMPRLPPDSKPYLAFTPLMDSLLDEERKIMDDMEAARVTTVRKLLMLSAGRRIPLDKLHLCRLLFGLPYDFRDRIRKYPEYFRVAVDPSDGRNVLELVEWDPVLAVSALERDFVPDEARVRRTFKFPIRHGKALPLEEEDKWMLDSVTTLPLVSPYSDGSALQPWTVEAEKYQVGVIHEFLSLTLEKRAWIHHIVEFKEEFNLTKLIYHMLLKQSRAFYLAGTEMNWAVFLKDAYRKDGTLIEKDPQVLFNEKLQSYALPDSEYREQKVEQRIAR; encoded by the coding sequence ATGGCGGCGGCGCTTCTTCTCTCCGGTACCAGAAGGCTTCATGCTGTTCTAGTGCGTTGGAATCCTTTCGTTAATCTTCCTCTCTCAAATGGATCCTTCTCCTCCCTCCCCGACGGCAGAATTTCCACAGCTACCGCCGCCTCGGCTTTCCCCTTCCTCAATTGCCGTCGCCGGaagaagcttcgaaagaagatgAAGAGCCCCCGTGTCGCCCCCATACAGAAGGATGCCGGTCTCATCATCCCTGCCTTAGAATCGATCGTCCTTCGCGACTCCTTCCTCCGCTTCATAACCCGCACAAAGTGCTACCTTTCTCGGCTGCCATGCCATCGCATCCCCCTCGCCGACGCCGATAAGCTCTATCGCGAGCTAGGGTTTTCTCGAGGTCGCAAAGTCTCCCGCTTTGCTGCCAAACACCCTCTCCTCCTCCACATGCCCCGCCTCCCGCCTGACTCCAAACCCTACCTCGCCTTCACGCCGCTCATGGATTCCCTCCTCGACGAGGAGCGCAAAATCATGGATGATATGGAGGCCGCTCGTGTCACCACTGTACGCAAGCTCCTCATGCTATCGGCTGGCCGCCGCATTCCTCTGGATAAACTCCATCTCTGTCGCCTCCTCTTCGGCCTCCCCTATGACTTTCGCGATCGCATCCGCAAGTATCCAGAGTACTTCCGGGTCGCCGTTGATCCGAGCGATGGACGCAATGTTCTCGAGCTCGTTGAATGGGACCCGGTTCTCGCCGTCAGTGCCCTCGAGAGGGACTTCGTTCCTGACGAAGCCAGGGTTCGTAGGACATTTAAATTCCCCATCCGCCATGGAAAGGCGTTACCTTTGGAGGAGGAGGACAAGTGGATGCTAGATTCTGTTACCACTCTTCCTTTGGTGTCGCCTTATTCTGATGGTTCAGCATTGCAGCCATGGACAGTGGAGGCCGAGAAGTATCAAGTTGGTGTGATTCATGAATTTTTGAGCCTGACGTTGGAGAAGAGGGCTTGGATCCATCATATTGTTGAATTCAAGGAGGAGTTCAACCTCACCAAGCTTATTTACCATATGTTACTGAAGCAATCTCGAGCATTTTATCTTGCTGGCACCGAGATGAATTGGGCTGTGTTTCTAAAGGATGCATATAGGAAGGATGGGACTTTGATTGAGAAGGATCCACAAGTCTTGTTCAATGAAAAGTTGCAGAGTTATGCCTTACCAGATTCAGAATACAGAGAGCAGAAGGTTGAACAAAGAATTGCCCGCTGA
- the LOC122006385 gene encoding protein WHAT'S THIS FACTOR 1, chloroplastic-like — protein sequence MAAALLLSGTRRIHAVMAPWNPLANLSLSNGSFSSVPDDRVSTASAASLFPFLSCRRRKRIRNKVQSPRAARTQKDGSRPLPEFEAIVLRDSFLRFITRTKCYLSHLPDHRIALAEAGKLHRELGFPRGRKVSLFAAQHPLLLHLTRLPPDSKPYLAFTPLMDSLLDEELKLMDDMEAARVTTVRKLLMLSVGRRIPLAKLHHCRLLFGLPDDFRDRVSKYPEYFRVVADPTDGRHVLELVEWDPALAVSALEKDFVPDAARVRRSFKFPIRRGKALPLEEDDEKRLDSLTTLPLVSPYSDGSALQPWTLEAEKYRVGVIHEFLSLTLEKRAWIHHIVEFKEEFNLTKHTYQMLLKQSRAFYLAGTEMNWAVFLRDAYRKDGTLIEKDPQILFNEKLQSYALADSESRIRRLKEELLTD from the coding sequence ATGGCGGCGGCGCTTCTCCTCTCCGGCACCAGAAGGATTCACGCTGTTATGGCGCCCTGGAATCCTCTCGCTAATCTTTCTCTCTCAAATGGATCCTTCTCCTCCGTCCCCGACGACAGAGTTTCTACAGCTTCGGCCGCCTCGCTTTTCCCCTTCCTCAGTTGTCGTCGCCGGAAGAGGATTCGAAACAAGGTGCAGAGCCCCCGTGCCGCCCGTACCCAGAAAGACGGCAGTCGTCCTCTCCCCGAGTTCGAAGCGATCGTCCTTCGCGACTCCTTCCTCCGCTTCATAACCCGCACAAAGTGCTACCTTTCTCATCTGCCTGACCATCGCATCGCCCTCGCCGAAGCCGGCAAGCTCCATCGAGAGCTAGGGTTTCCTCGAGGTCGCAAAGTCTCCCTCTTCGCCGCCCAACACCCTCTGCTCCTCCATCTGACCCGCCTCCCGCCTGACTCCAAACCCTACCTCGCCTTCACTCCGCTCATGGACTCCCTCCTCGACGAGGAGCTCAAACTCATGGATGACATGGAGGCGGCTCGTGTCACCACTGTACGCAAGCTCCTCATGCTATCGGTTGGCCGCCGCATTCCTCTGGCCAAACTCCATCATTGTCGCCTCCTCTTCGGCCTCCCTGATGACTTTCGCGACCGCGTCTCCAAGTATCCGGAGTACTTCCGGGTCGTCGCCGATCCAACCGATGGACGCCATGTTCTCGAGCTCGTTGAATGGGACCCGGCCCTCGCCGTCAGTGCCCTCGAGAAGGACTTCGTTCCTGACGCAGCCCGGGTTCGGAGGTCATTTAAATTCCCCATACGCCGTGGAAAGGCGTTGCCTTTGGAGGAGGACGACGAGAAGAGATTAGATTCTCTAACTACTCTTCCTTTGGTGTCGCCTTATTCTGACGGTTCAGCATTGCAGCCATGGACATTGGAGGCCGAGAAGTATCGAGTCGGTGTTATTCATGAATTTTTGAGCCTGACGTTGGAGAAGAGAGCTTGGATCCATCACATTGTTGAGTTCAAGGAGGAATTCAATCTCACGAAGCATACTTACCAGATGCTGCTGAAGCAATCCCGAGCATTTTATCTCGCTGGCACCGAGATGAATTGGGCCGTGTTCCTAAGGGATGCTTATAGGAAAGATGGAACTTTGATTGAGAAGGATCCACAAATCTTGTTCAATGAAAAATTGCAGAgttatgctttggcagattcagaATCCAGGATTAGAAGGTTGAAGGAAGAATTGCTCACAGATTGA